A genomic window from Camelina sativa cultivar DH55 chromosome 2, Cs, whole genome shotgun sequence includes:
- the LOC104726286 gene encoding protein EXORDIUM-like 3: MHSVPVILTLTVLTVLLTSPAQVIGYRPYPPKTNGSDQIFGSSKKFEGSSNLVRLRYHMGPVLTNNITVHPIWYGTWQKSQKKIIREFINSISAVGSKHPSVSGWWKTVQLYTDQTGSNITGTVRLGEEKNDRFYSHGKSLTRLSIQSVIKSAVGSRSRPLPVNPKSGLYLLLTADDVYVQDFCGQVCGFHYFTFPSIVGFTLPYAWVGNSAKLCPGVCAYPFAVPEYIPGLKPVKSPNGDIGVDGMISVIAHEIAELATNPLVNAWYAGPDPVAPVEIADLCEGIYGTGGGGSYTGQMLNDHRGATYNVNGIRRRYLIQWLWSHVVSYCTGPNALD; this comes from the coding sequence atgcattcAGTTCCGGTGATCCTCACCCTCACAGTACTTACGGTGCTCTTAACATCACCGGCGCAAGTTATCGGATACCGTCCATACCCACCTAAAACCAACGGCTCCGATCAAATCTTCGGCTCTTCTAAAAAATTCGAAGGCTCATCAAACCTCGTTCGCCTCCGTTACCACATGGGTCCTGTCCTAACCAACAACATCACCGTCCACCCAATCTGGTACGGCACGTGGCAAAAATCCCAGAAAAAAATCATCCGCGAGTTCATCAACTCTATCTCAGCCGTTGGATCCAAACACCCTTCTGTCTCCGGTTGGTGGAAAACCGTACAGCTTTACACAGACCAAACCGGATCTAACATTACCGGTACGGTTCGTCTCGGCGAAGAAAAAAACGACCGGTTTTATTCTCACGGTAAATCTCTTACCCGGTTATCGATTCAGTCCGTGATCAAATCCGCCGTCGGTTCTAGATCTCGACCGTTACCGGTTAATCCCAAAAGCGGTTTGTATCTCCTCCTCACCGCCGATGATGTCTACGTCCAAGATTTTTGCGGCCAGGTCTGCGGATTTCACTACTTCACGTTCCCGTCGATCGTTGGATTCACGTTGCCGTACGCTTGGGTTGGGAACTCGGCGAAGCTTTGTCCCGGGGTTTGTGCTTATCCGTTCGCTGTACCGGAGTATATACCGGGATTAAAACCGGTTAAATCGCCGAACGGCGACATCGGAGTAGATGGGATGATAAGTGTGATAGCTCATGAGATTGCTGAGCTGGCGACGAATCCGTTGGTTAACGCTTGGTATGCAGGACCCGACCCGGTGGCTCCGGTTGAGATAGCGGATCTTTGTGAGGGTATTTATGGAACGGGAGGTGGTGGTTCGTACACAGGACAGATGTTGAACGATCATCGTGGTGCCACGTATAATGTAAATGGGATCCGACGGCGGTATTTGATCCAGTGGTTATGGAGCCACGTGGTTAGTTACTGTACCGGACCCAATGCGCTTGATTAG